One window of the Deinococcus planocerae genome contains the following:
- the pta gene encoding phosphate acetyltransferase, translating into MKTLFVAPTRNGVGLTSTALGLARALERQGLKVAFLKPIAQTHEKATDDSVHFARTLAHAAAPDPIPLGDAEEQLSQGGEEDLMESVIALSRQAAAGVTGGADVLVAEGLALNERNVYAGALNASLARNLEADVVLVSSLAGVEPAALADELEISAQNYRRSDGSGLAGYILNFAPRELDFGGLLAELRTRSRVLAGGELPLLGVVAQSPSLSAPRTLDVARHLHAQIVNEGEAALRRVTSTVVTARTVPRMAHLFGPGALVVTPGDREDVVMAAALAHLSGVPLAGLLFTSGSGPEESIERLSRAALTSTLPVLRTETNSYETASRLSRMDPRVPHDDLERMERILDFIADRLDTVPLGTRLRAPDAQGERRLPPSAFRYELIQKARAANKRIVLPEGDEPRTVRAAVRCVEKGIARPVLLAKPDRVRQVAEGQGLVLPEGLELLDPDAIRGRYVEPMVELRRSKGLTAPQAEAQLEDTVVLGTMMLALGEVDGLVSGAIHTTANTVRPALQLIKTAPGAALVSSIFFMLMPEQVLVYGDAAINPNPNAEELADIAIQSADSARAFGITPRIAMLSYSTGESGAGEDVEKVKTATGLVRERRPDLPVDGPLQYDAASVLSVGRQKAPNSPVAGRATVFIFPDLNTGNTTYKAVQRSAGVVAVGPMLQGLRKPVNDLSRGALVDDIVYTIALTAIQATQVETK; encoded by the coding sequence GTGAAAACCCTCTTCGTCGCCCCCACCCGCAACGGCGTCGGCCTGACGAGCACGGCGCTCGGCCTCGCCCGCGCCCTGGAGAGGCAGGGCCTCAAGGTCGCCTTCCTCAAGCCCATCGCCCAGACGCACGAGAAGGCGACCGACGACTCGGTTCACTTCGCCCGCACCCTCGCCCACGCGGCGGCCCCCGACCCCATCCCCCTCGGGGACGCGGAGGAGCAGCTCAGCCAGGGCGGCGAGGAGGACCTGATGGAGAGCGTGATCGCCCTCTCCCGGCAGGCGGCGGCGGGCGTGACGGGCGGGGCGGACGTGCTCGTGGCCGAGGGGCTGGCGCTGAACGAGCGCAACGTGTACGCGGGGGCGCTGAACGCCAGCCTCGCGCGCAACCTGGAGGCCGACGTGGTGCTCGTCTCCAGCCTCGCCGGGGTGGAGCCCGCCGCGCTGGCCGACGAGTTGGAGATCTCCGCCCAGAACTACCGCCGCTCGGACGGCTCGGGGCTCGCCGGGTACATCCTCAACTTCGCGCCGAGAGAGCTCGACTTCGGAGGTCTGCTCGCGGAACTGCGGACAAGAAGCCGGGTGCTGGCGGGGGGCGAGCTCCCGCTTCTCGGCGTGGTGGCCCAGTCGCCGTCCCTGAGCGCGCCGCGCACTCTTGACGTGGCGCGCCACCTCCACGCGCAGATCGTGAACGAGGGGGAGGCCGCCCTGCGCCGGGTCACGAGCACGGTCGTCACCGCGCGCACGGTGCCGCGCATGGCGCACCTCTTCGGCCCCGGCGCCCTCGTCGTCACGCCGGGCGACCGCGAGGACGTGGTGATGGCGGCGGCGCTCGCGCACCTCAGCGGGGTGCCGCTGGCCGGGCTGCTCTTCACGTCGGGGAGCGGCCCCGAGGAGTCCATCGAACGCCTCTCCCGCGCGGCCCTCACGAGCACCCTGCCCGTGCTGCGCACCGAGACGAACTCCTACGAGACGGCCTCGCGCCTCTCGCGCATGGACCCGCGCGTCCCGCACGACGACCTCGAGCGCATGGAGCGCATCCTCGACTTCATCGCCGACCGCCTCGACACCGTGCCGCTGGGCACCCGGCTGCGCGCGCCCGACGCGCAGGGCGAGCGCCGCTTGCCGCCGAGCGCCTTCCGCTACGAACTCATCCAGAAAGCCCGCGCCGCGAACAAACGCATCGTCCTCCCGGAGGGCGACGAGCCGCGCACCGTCCGCGCCGCCGTCCGCTGCGTGGAGAAGGGGATCGCGCGGCCCGTCCTGCTCGCCAAACCCGACCGGGTGCGGCAGGTGGCGGAGGGCCAGGGCCTCGTCCTTCCCGAGGGGCTGGAACTCCTCGACCCCGACGCGATCCGGGGCCGTTACGTGGAGCCGATGGTCGAACTGCGCAGGAGCAAGGGCCTGACCGCCCCCCAGGCGGAGGCGCAACTGGAGGACACGGTGGTCCTGGGGACGATGATGCTCGCGCTCGGCGAGGTGGACGGGCTGGTGTCGGGGGCGATTCACACGACGGCGAACACGGTGCGCCCGGCCCTCCAGCTCATCAAGACGGCGCCGGGCGCGGCGCTCGTCTCCTCGATCTTTTTCATGCTGATGCCCGAGCAGGTTCTCGTGTACGGGGACGCGGCGATCAACCCCAACCCGAACGCGGAGGAACTCGCCGACATCGCCATCCAGTCGGCGGACAGCGCGCGGGCCTTCGGCATCACGCCCCGGATCGCCATGCTGAGCTACTCGACCGGCGAGAGCGGCGCGGGCGAGGACGTGGAGAAGGTCAAGACGGCGACCGGGCTCGTCCGCGAACGCCGCCCCGACCTCCCGGTGGACGGTCCCCTCCAATACGACGCGGCGAGCGTGCTGAGCGTGGGCCGCCAGAAGGCGCCGAACAGCCCCGTCGCGGGCCGGGCGACCGTCTTCATCTTCCCCGACCTCAATACCGGCAACACCACCTACAAGGCCGTGCAGCGCTCGGCGGGCGTCGTCGCCGTCGGGCCGATGCTTCAGGGCCTGCGCAAGCCCGTCAACGACCTCTCGCGCGGCGCCCTGGTAGACGACATCGTGTACACGATTGCCCTCACGGCCATTCAGGCGACGCAGGTGGAAACGAAGTAA
- a CDS encoding acetate kinase has product MWTLVLNCGSSSVKFALLDPASGEVRLSGLAERLGSGAASVRVDRGGERVTHPLPGGSYPEAFGVLLGELDALGMRGDVGAVGHRVVHGGERFSAPALITPEVVEAIRACVPLAPLHNPANLAGIEAARAAFPDLPHVAVFDTAFHQTMPEVAYRYAVPEAWYRQHGVRRYGFHGTSHAYVAGEAARMLGHDLTDVNLVTAHLGNGCSVAAVRGGRSVDTSMGLTPLEGLVMGTRSGDVDPGLHDFLARQAGLSLGEITSALNKESGLLGLSTLTNDMRELEEAASRGHAGARLAVDVFVYRLAKTVAGMAVALERLDGLVFTGGIGENSATVRAATLARLGVLGFEVDGEANTRAVRGQSGLITTARSTPALVVNTNEELMIARETARILQGEPA; this is encoded by the coding sequence ATGTGGACCTTGGTACTCAACTGCGGGTCGAGCAGCGTCAAGTTCGCCCTCCTCGACCCCGCTTCAGGTGAGGTGCGGCTCTCCGGCCTCGCCGAGCGGCTGGGCTCGGGCGCGGCGTCGGTGCGGGTGGACCGGGGCGGCGAGCGGGTGACCCACCCCCTGCCCGGCGGCTCCTACCCGGAGGCGTTCGGCGTGCTGCTGGGCGAACTGGACGCGCTCGGAATGCGCGGCGACGTGGGTGCGGTCGGGCACCGGGTCGTCCACGGCGGCGAGCGCTTCAGCGCCCCGGCCCTCATCACGCCGGAGGTCGTCGAGGCGATCCGGGCCTGCGTGCCTCTCGCGCCGCTGCACAACCCGGCCAATCTGGCGGGGATCGAGGCGGCCCGCGCCGCTTTTCCCGACCTGCCCCACGTCGCGGTGTTCGACACGGCCTTTCACCAGACCATGCCCGAGGTCGCCTACCGCTACGCCGTGCCGGAGGCGTGGTACCGGCAGCACGGGGTGCGGCGCTACGGCTTCCACGGCACGAGCCACGCCTATGTGGCCGGCGAGGCGGCGCGGATGCTGGGCCACGACCTCACCGACGTGAACCTCGTGACCGCCCACCTCGGCAACGGGTGCAGCGTGGCCGCCGTGCGGGGCGGGCGGAGCGTGGACACCAGCATGGGCCTGACCCCGCTGGAGGGCCTCGTGATGGGCACCCGCAGCGGGGACGTGGATCCCGGCCTGCACGACTTCCTGGCGCGGCAGGCGGGCCTGAGCCTGGGCGAGATCACGTCGGCGCTGAACAAGGAGAGCGGGCTGCTGGGCCTGTCCACCCTCACCAACGACATGCGCGAGCTGGAGGAGGCTGCCTCGCGGGGGCACGCGGGCGCGCGGCTCGCCGTGGACGTGTTCGTCTATCGTCTGGCGAAGACGGTCGCGGGCATGGCGGTGGCGCTGGAAAGGCTGGACGGTCTCGTCTTCACGGGCGGCATCGGCGAGAACAGCGCGACCGTGCGGGCGGCGACCCTCGCGCGGCTGGGTGTCCTCGGCTTCGAGGTGGACGGAGAGGCGAACACCCGGGCGGTGCGGGGGCAGTCGGGCCTCATCACGACAGCGAGAAGCACGCCCGCCCTCGTCGTGAACACCAACGAGGAACTCATGATCGCCCGCGAGACGGCCCGCATCCTGCAAGGAGAACCAGCGTGA